One Meriones unguiculatus strain TT.TT164.6M chromosome 5, Bangor_MerUng_6.1, whole genome shotgun sequence DNA segment encodes these proteins:
- the Bcl2l13 gene encoding bcl-2-like protein 13 isoform X1: protein MASSTTVPLGFHYETKYVVLSYLGLLSQEKQPGPSPQGAQLDVPPQSLDPEVLLKVKSEIEEELKSLDKEVSEAFTSTGFDCHTSPVFSPANPESSIEDCLAHLGERVSQDLKEPLHKALQMILSQPVTYQTYRDCTVETAVHASGWNKILVPLVLLQQMLLELTRRGQEPLSALLQFGVTYLEDHAAEFIIQQGGWGTVFSLESEEEEYPGIIAEDSNDIYILPSDNSGQVSPPESPTVTTSWQSESLPVSLSASQSWHTESLPVSLGPESWQQIAMDPEEVKSLDSSGAGEKSENNSSNSDIVHVEKEEVPEEAFPEAAAPSFPQITSKEAAEMRRVEKASPASSVFVELGEEELEAAAVRPAAAEGAERAAPLSEEEAGSRKKSHAGEPTAAAGAKGALATEGKAVLLFGGAAAVAILAVAVGVALALRRK, encoded by the exons GAGCTCAACTAGATGTGCCTCCGCAATCTCTGGATCCAGAAGTTTTATTGAAAGTTAAGTCTGAGATTGAAGAAGAACTGAAATCCTTGGACAAAGAAGTCTCGGAAG CATTCACCAGCACAGGCTTTGACTGTCACACCTCACCAGTGTTTAGCCCTGCTAACCCTGAAAGCTCAATAGAAGACTGCTTGGCCCATCTTGGAGAAAGAGTGTCACAGGATCTGAAAGAGCCTTTGCATAAAGCCTTGCAAATGATCCTCAGCCA gCCAGTGACGTATCAGACATACCGTGACTGTACAGTGGAGACTGCAGTTCATGCCAGCGGATGGAATAAG ATTTTGGTGCCTCTAGTTTTGCTACAACAGATGCTTTTGGAATTGACTCGCCGCGGTCAAGAGCCGTTGAGTGCGCTGCTGCAGTTTGGGGTGACCTATCTGGAGGACCACGCGGCAGAGTTCATCATTCAGCAGGgtggctgg GGCACTGTCTTTAGCCTTGAGTCTGAGGAGGAAGAATACCCTGGCATCATTGCAGAAGACAGCAATGACATTTATATACTGCCCAGTGACAACTCCGGACAAGTGAGTCCCCCCGAGTCTCCAACAGTGACGACGTCTTGGCAGTCTGAGAGCCTACCTGTCTCGCTGTCCGCTAGCCAGAGCTGGCACACAGAAAGCCTCCCGGTGTCCCTTGGGCCCGAGTCCTGGCAGCAGATCGCAATGGATCCTGAGGAAGTGAAGAGCTTAGACAGCAGCGGGGCTGGGGAGAAGAGTGAGAACAACTCTTCTAACTCCGACATCGTGcacgtggagaaggaggaggtgccGGAGGAGGCATTCCCCGAGGCAGCTGCGCCCTCGTTCCCGCAGATCACCTCCAAGGAAGCCGCAGAAATGAGGAGAGTCGAGAAAGCCAGCCCCGCTTCCTCCGTGTTCGTGGAGTTGggtgaggaggagctggaggcagcAGCAGTGAGGCCTGCTGCCGCAGAGGGGGCAGAGCGGGCCGCCCCGCTGAGCGAGGAGGAGGCTGGCAGCAGGAAAAAGAGCCACGCTGGGGAGCCCACTGCTGCCGCGGGGGCTAAGGGTGCCCTGGCCACAGAGGGCAAGGCTGTCCTGCTCTTTGGAGGGGCTGCTGCGGTGGCCATCCTGGCAGTGGCAGTCGGAGTCGCACTGGCTCTGAGAAGGAAGTAA
- the Bcl2l13 gene encoding bcl-2-like protein 13 isoform X2, producing MILSQPVTYQTYRDCTVETAVHASGWNKILVPLVLLQQMLLELTRRGQEPLSALLQFGVTYLEDHAAEFIIQQGGWGTVFSLESEEEEYPGIIAEDSNDIYILPSDNSGQVSPPESPTVTTSWQSESLPVSLSASQSWHTESLPVSLGPESWQQIAMDPEEVKSLDSSGAGEKSENNSSNSDIVHVEKEEVPEEAFPEAAAPSFPQITSKEAAEMRRVEKASPASSVFVELGEEELEAAAVRPAAAEGAERAAPLSEEEAGSRKKSHAGEPTAAAGAKGALATEGKAVLLFGGAAAVAILAVAVGVALALRRK from the exons ATGATCCTCAGCCA gCCAGTGACGTATCAGACATACCGTGACTGTACAGTGGAGACTGCAGTTCATGCCAGCGGATGGAATAAG ATTTTGGTGCCTCTAGTTTTGCTACAACAGATGCTTTTGGAATTGACTCGCCGCGGTCAAGAGCCGTTGAGTGCGCTGCTGCAGTTTGGGGTGACCTATCTGGAGGACCACGCGGCAGAGTTCATCATTCAGCAGGgtggctgg GGCACTGTCTTTAGCCTTGAGTCTGAGGAGGAAGAATACCCTGGCATCATTGCAGAAGACAGCAATGACATTTATATACTGCCCAGTGACAACTCCGGACAAGTGAGTCCCCCCGAGTCTCCAACAGTGACGACGTCTTGGCAGTCTGAGAGCCTACCTGTCTCGCTGTCCGCTAGCCAGAGCTGGCACACAGAAAGCCTCCCGGTGTCCCTTGGGCCCGAGTCCTGGCAGCAGATCGCAATGGATCCTGAGGAAGTGAAGAGCTTAGACAGCAGCGGGGCTGGGGAGAAGAGTGAGAACAACTCTTCTAACTCCGACATCGTGcacgtggagaaggaggaggtgccGGAGGAGGCATTCCCCGAGGCAGCTGCGCCCTCGTTCCCGCAGATCACCTCCAAGGAAGCCGCAGAAATGAGGAGAGTCGAGAAAGCCAGCCCCGCTTCCTCCGTGTTCGTGGAGTTGggtgaggaggagctggaggcagcAGCAGTGAGGCCTGCTGCCGCAGAGGGGGCAGAGCGGGCCGCCCCGCTGAGCGAGGAGGAGGCTGGCAGCAGGAAAAAGAGCCACGCTGGGGAGCCCACTGCTGCCGCGGGGGCTAAGGGTGCCCTGGCCACAGAGGGCAAGGCTGTCCTGCTCTTTGGAGGGGCTGCTGCGGTGGCCATCCTGGCAGTGGCAGTCGGAGTCGCACTGGCTCTGAGAAGGAAGTAA